The following proteins come from a genomic window of Ictalurus furcatus strain D&B chromosome 26, Billie_1.0, whole genome shotgun sequence:
- the LOC128602525 gene encoding radixin, translating to MPKPINVRVTTMDAELEFAIQPNTTGKQLFDQVVKTVGLREVWFFGLQYTDSKGYTTWLKLNKKVTQQDVKKENPLQFKFRAKFFPEDVSEELIQEITQRLFFLQVKESILNDENYCPPETAVLLASYSVQAKYADYNKDIHKPGYLANDRLLPQRVLEQHKLTKEQWEERIQTWHEEHRGMLREDSMMEYLKIAQDLEMYGVNYFEIKNKKGTELWLGVDALGLNIYEHEDKLTPKIGFPWSEIRNISFNDKKFVIKPIDKKAPDFVFYAPRLRINKRILALCMGNHELYMRRRKPDTIEVQQMKAQAREEKHQKQMERAQLENEKKKRELAEKEKERIEREKDELIERLRQIEEQTARAQRELEEQTRRALELDQERQRAREEAERLEREKLAAEEARAALAKQAADQMKNQEQLAAELGEFTAKIALLEEAKRKKEDEANEWQHKAISAQEDLEKTKEELKTVMTVAVPAGSSAENEHDEHDESSAEASAELSNDGVAYPHTEEDRLTEAQKNDRVKKQLQALSSELAQARDDSKKTQNDMLHAENVKAGRDKYKTLRQIRQGNTKQRIDEFESM from the exons GTGGTGAAGACTGTGGGGCTGCGTGAAGTCTGGTTTTTCGGGTTGCAGTACACGGACAGTAAGGGTTACACCACGTGGCTGAAGCTCAATAAGAAg GTGACTCAGCAGGATGTGAAGAAGGAGAACCCGCTCCAGTTCAAGTTCAGAGCAAAGTTTTTCCCAGAGGATGTTTCCGAAGAGCTGATCCAGGAGATCACACAGCGCCTTTTCTTTCTTCAG GTGAAGGAGTCCATTTTGAACGATGAGAATTATTGTCCTCCTGAGACCGCAGTGCTTCTGGCGTCCTACTCCGTCCAGGCCAAATACGCCGACTACAACAAGGACATCCACAAGCCTGGCTATCTTGCCAATGACAGGCTTCTGCCACAGAG AGTTCTAGAGCAACACAAACTGACTAAAGAACAGTGGGAGGAAAGGATACAGACTTGGCATGAGGAGCATAGAGGCATGCTCAG AGAGGACTCCATGATGGAGTATCTGAAAATCGCTCAGGATCTAGAGATGTACGGCGTCAACTACTTTGAGATCAAGAATAAAAAGGGGACCGAGCTGTGGCTGGGAGTGGATGCTCTGGGTCTCAACATTTACGAACACGAAGACAA GCTTACACCAAAGATTGGCTTTCCATGGAGCGAAATCCGTAACATTTCCTTCAACGACAAGAAATTTGTCATCAAGCCCATCGATAAGAAAGCACCA GATTTCGTGTTCTACGCACCACGGTTGCGGATCAATAAACGGATCCTGGCTCTGTGCATGGGTAACCACGAGCTTTATATGAGGAGGAGAAAGCCAGATACCATTGAGGTGCAGCAGATGAAGGCCCAAGCCAGAGAGGAAAAACACCAGAAACAAATGGAGAG GGCTCAGCTTGAAAACGAAAAGAAGAAGCGTGAGCTTGCAgaaaaggagaaggaaagaaTAGAGCGTGAGAAGGATGAGCTGATCGAGCGACTGCGACAGATTGAAGAGCAAACGGCGAGAGCACAGAGAG AGCTGGAAGAACAGACACGTCGGGCTCTAGAACTGGACCAGGAAAGGCAGAGGGCAAGAGAAGAGGCTGAgagactggagagagagaaactggcAGCCGAGGAGGCCCGAGCAGCGCTGGCCAAACAAGCAGCAGATCAGATGAAGAACCAGGAACAACTG GCTGCAGAACTGGGTGAGTTCACCGCCAAAATCGCCCTGCTGGAGGAGGCcaagagaaaaaaggaagatgAGGCAAATGAATGGCAGCACAAA GCTATTTCAGCTCAGGAGGATCTGGAGAAGACCAAAGAAGAGCTGAAGACCGTGATGACCGTGGCAGTACCAGCAGGCAGCTCAGCAGAGAACGAGCACGATGAGCACGACGAGAGCAGCGCCGAGGCCAGCGCCGAGCTCTCCAACGACGGCGTGGCGTATCCACACACCGAGGAAGACCGTCTCACCGAAGCCCAGAAAAACGACCGTGTCAAGAAGCAGCTCCAA GCCCTGAGCTCAGAGTTGGCGCAGGCACGGGACGACTCGAAGAAGACGCAGAACGACATGCTGCATGCGGAGAACGTCAAGGCCGGCCGTGACAAGTACAAGACACTGCGCCAGATCCGGCAGGGAAACACCAAGCAGCGAATCGATGAGTTCGAGTCCATGTGA